In the genome of Dyadobacter fermentans DSM 18053, the window CGCTAATCCATCAACAGCTACCGGTTCAGTAGATGGTACATTGGATCAGGAATCACGGATTTTGAGTATCAATATCCTTTATAGCGATTCCACGGCCTCCGATTCCGCCGCAGTGGATTCGGCTTTTACCCCCACCGCCTGGTACATTTCCAAAGCATCGGCCGATTCGACCGGCTCGCTGGTAATCGACCTTGGCAACGATTTCAAAACTCCCTTCGCATTTAAAGACACTTTGACGGAAGCGCAAGTGGCCGATCTTAAAGCCGGCTTGTACTACGTGAATATCGAAACGGCCCGGTTCCCGCAAGGAGAGATCCGCGGCCAGCTCAAAACAACTGAGTGACCCATTAATGGAGGTGCCTGAGGGCACGAAATAGAAAGAGCGGCTCCGCAAGGACGCCGCACTTCTTTTATGAGTGTATTAGTAATGCTGCTTAGAACAAGCCTTTCGCTTTTTCGAGCGCCACATCCAGTCCGCTGGCATCCGAGCCGCCGGCTGTGGCGAAGAAAGGCTGCCCGCCACCGCCGCCGCGGATTTCCCTCGCGAGGTCTTTCACGATCTTTCCTGCATTAAGGCCGGTTTCGGCAACGATATTCTCGGCAATGAATACCGAAAGTTGCGGTTTGCCGCCGATTTCAGCGCCGAAAACGGCGATCAGGTTCTCCACCTGGTCGCGCAGCTCGTAGGAGAGCTGTTTCAGCGAATCTGCCGACGGGACGTCCACTTTCTGCACGATCAGGTTGAAGGTGCTATGGGTTTCCATATTCTCAACCAGCGTGGTTTTCAATGCCTGGATCTTCTCGTTTTCCAACGCGGAGATCTTTTTCTGCAATGCCGAACGCTCTTCGATCAGGTTTTCGACGGCTTTGATAAGATCGGTCGGGCCTTTGAGCAGGTCTTTGATTTTGTTCAGAGTTTCCTCCTGCTGGCGCATCAGTTCCAATGCTTTTTCTCCGGTCACAGCCTCCACGCGGCGAACACCAGCTGACACCGAACCTTCGGAAATGAATTTAAACACACCGATCTCCCCGGTAGAAGGCACGTGTGTCCCCCCGCAAAGCTCGAAAGAGAACTTCGGATCGAAGATGATCAGGCGCACAAAATCGCCGTATTTTTCACCGAAAGTCGCGGTAGCGCCCGCATCCAGCGCCTGCTGAATGGGCACGTTCCTTCTTTCTTCCAATGCAATATTCTCGCGGATCTTCTCATTCACGCGGTCTTCGATCTTTCTGAGTTCCTCGTCGGTCACCTTAGAGAAATGCGCAAAGTCGAAACGGAGTACTTCATCATTTAAATAGGAACCTTTCTGGCTCACATGCGTACCCAGCACCTCGCGCATAGACGAGAGCATGAGGTGCGTAGCCGTGTGGTTCGATTTGATTTTGTTGCGGCGCTCCACATTGATTTGAGCAGTCACAATGCCCGCGCCGGACAATGCCTCATCGAGGTTCTTGTCTCGCGAAATATGTACAAAAAGGTCGTTCTCCTTTTTTGTATCTACAATACTAATGCTCCTTGCTCCATCCTCCTTACTCCCTGAATTCAATAGCAATGCTCCGGTATCTCCAACCTGTCCGCCCATTTCAGCATAAAAAGGCGTGCGGTCGAGCACGATATGGTACTCCTCGCCAGCCTTGGTTTTCACCTTGCGGTATTTCACAATATGGCTGTGGGTTTCTTCAAAATCATAGCCCAGGAATTCCACGCCATCGGATTCGCGTAGCTCGATCCAGTCGGTAGCTTCTTTGGCGGCATCCTGGCGGGAGCGTTTTTTCTGCTCTGCCAATGCATCCTGGTAACCGGCTTCGTCAATCCGGAAATTCTTTTCACGGGCGATCAACGCGGTAAGGTCCACCGGGAAGCCGAAGGTATCGCTCAGTTCGAAAACCTCGTCGCCGGGGATCGTGTTGAGGCCAGTTTCTTTCAGTCCGCCGATAATGCTGTCCAGCCTTTTTAAACCCGATTCCAGCGTGCGCAAGAAGCTTTTTTCCTCTTCCAGGATCACGCGCGTTACAAATTCTTCCTGGTCTTTCAGCTCCGTAAACACATCCTTGAACTGCTCAGCCAGTACCGGCACCAGCTTGTGGAAGAATGGCTCCTGAAAGCCCAGGTAGGAGTAGCCATACCGCACCGCGCGGCGGAGAATGCGGCGGATCACATAGCCCGCTTTCACATTGGAAGGCAACTGACCATCCGTGATCGCGAACGACACGGCCCGAATGTGATCGGAGATGACGCGCATCGCGATGTCGGCAAACGGCTCGTCATTCTGCCCGTATTTCTTGCCCGAAAGCGTTTCAAGTACATTAATAGTGTTTTGGAAAACGTCGGTGTCATAGTTCGATGTTTTTTGCTGGATGGCCATGCAAAGGCGCTCAAAGCCCATTCCGGTATCAACGTGCGTCGACGGGAGGGGGATCAGCGAGCCGTCGGCCTTGCGCTCAAACTGCATGAATACCAGGTTCCATATCTCCACCACCTGCGGATGGTCGTTGTTCACGAGCGATTTGCCCGAAACTTCCGCCACCTCGGCCGGCGAGCGCAAATCTATATGGATTTCGGAGCAGGGGCCGCACGGACCGGTATCGCCCATTTCCCAGAAATTGTCCTTCTTATTGCCCAGGATAATGCGTTCTTCGCCTACAATGCCTTTCCAAAGATCCCACGCTTCCTGGTCGAACGGCACGCCGTCGGCCTCATTCCCTTCGAATACAGACACGTACAGCCGGTCTTTCGGAAGTTTGTAAACGTCCGTCAGCAGTTCCCACGCCCAGGCAATCGCTTCTTTTTTGAAATAATCACCAAACGACCAGTTGCCGAGCATTTCGAACATGGTGTGGTGATAGGTGTCAAAACCAACATCTTCGAGGTCATTATGCTTTCCCGAAACGCGCAGGCATTTCTGTGTATCCGCGATCCTGCGCGACGGCGGGGTGCCGTTGCCGAGGAAAAAGTCCTTGAACTGCGCCATTCCGGAGTTGTTGAACATCAGAGTGGGGTCGTTCTTGGCTACCAGCGGCGCCGAGGGTACAATTAAATGCTCTTTACTGCGGAAAAAATCAAGAAAAGCCTGACGTATTTGATGCGAGGTCATTGTGTCTGTTTTGATACTGCTTAATCCAATATAAAATTGGGCGCAAAGGTAACAAAAATCCCGATCATTCAGGCCGATAGATGAGCTTTCCGGCAGTATATGCACCAAAACAACCCAAGCCGCCGTCGATGTTGCTGTAAATCTGCGAAGGTTCGCTCAAAGGATTTTCGGTGTCCATGCGCTGCTGTACGGAGCGGTGGTATTTGTAATAGTTTACGTCCGAGTTATACACCATCATCGTCAACGCAATTAACCGGAATTGTGAATCATGCTGCTTAGGAGGACTGCCGGAGCTCGGTGCCGGTGTGATGAACGTCGGTATAAATAATCTTCCTGTGGGCGAAGAAAAGAGTGAGCCGTCCAGGTTGCGGTCCGATTGCCATTCGCTATGTCCGGACGATTCTTGCCAGGAGAAATCGAGCTCGCTTCGCGTCCTTTTACCTGCGGGACCGGCATCGGGCACACTGTACTCCATTTCTCCCTGCGCCCGGACACGGTAGTAATTTGTATCGTTCGGGATATCCTGCCAGCTCATTTTGAGGACGAGAGCTGTGTCTTCGCGACTGAAATGGCTACCTGTCGTAGTATCCAGTGAATAGGATTGAATGACGGGAGTATTACCCGGAACCTGGCAGTGCGCAGTTACGACTCTTTCGCCTTCCGATACATGAAGTGTATAGGTTTTGGATGCAACAATCGGAAATTTACTTTGGTCGATGCTGTATAGCCCGGTCTTTGGATCAAATGGGATCGTAATTTCATTCATCTCATCGGAAATTTTAACTAATGCAGTTTCGATCACATCTTCTTTCCCGTCCATGTCGGAGAACAATGGCGTGGATTCGGTGACGGCCACGTTGATCTGCGTGTTTTGCGGAGAAATAAAGGAATGAACCACCAGTTTAGAAGCAGTTTTTGGTAATCTGGTTTCCGGAATGTTGTCTACTACTGTTTCACAGGAAACCAGAAAAAGCAGGACGAACGCAATCAATCTAGTTTTCATAGGTGGGTAATTTAGAATTTGAAGTTGTAGCTAAGAGACGGCAGAATAGGGAAGAGCGAATATTTTTTCATCTCGCGATGATTGGCCTGGTCGGTGTCGATGTCGTAAAAAAACGGGTTCTTTCTGCTGTAAACATTGTAGATCGCAAATTCCCAGGTCCGATCGTATCGCTTTTTCCGCTTGTGAAACTGAATGGCCAGGTCCATCCGGTGAAACGGCTCGGCGCGGAAATTGCCTCTTCCGGAATATTCGGTCATCGAGGTGCTGAGCAAATGTGCGTCGTTGGAAATGCTCGCACCCGAGAACCGCTCCGTCACAGCGTTGTAGGTCGAAACGGGCAAAGTGAGTGCATTACCTGTGCCGTATACCCAGGTGCCGGACAGGGTGATCCGCTTGTTAATTTCATATATTCCTACAATGCAAATGTCGTGGCGACGATCATGCCTGGGAAAAAATGTGCGTCCGAAATTGATTTGCGGAAAATTCCAACGCGTCCACGATAATGTGTACCCTGCCCAGCCCGACAGCTTCCCCGATTTCTTCTGAACGAGTAACTCGGCTCCATAAGACCAGCCGCGTCCGGCCGTAACATTGTCCTGCCAGCTTACCTCATTAAAATCTTCCCCATCAATATTTACAAACGAGGCCCCCTCTTTGTAGGAAAGTATATGGTCCATTTTCTTGTAATAGCCTTCCATCGTTACTGTCAATGCCGGCCGTTCGAGATAGCCGGCAAAACCGCCGGCAAATTGTTCCGAGTGCTGCGGCACGATCTTCTTGGTAGCAGGTACCCACAAATCGGTGGGCAGACCAACGCCGGTGTTCGACAACAAATGGACATACTGGTTCATCATCGCATAGGATAATTTCATCGAGAGATTCTTTGCCAGCCGGAGTGCCGCTGACGCTCTGGGCTCCGGGCGGACGTATGTCTTGCCTTGCGTTACAAATGTGCTTAGCCTGATACCCATGTTCAGCTTGAATGCATCTGACAGTTGCCAGGTATCTTCCAGATACGCTCCCGACTCAGTAGAATATAAGTTCTGGGCTGGCTTGTTGACCTCGGGATTAATGTCCGCCCCGGTAATGTCAAGTGCGGAAGGCGTCGATTTGTGGAAAACAGCCTGAATGCCGAACCTCACACTGTGTTGTGGGTGGGGATAATAGTCAAAATCTGTTTTCAGACTAACATCCCTGATACTGGATTGATAACAGGAGCTGCTAAATCCGATTTCAGCACCTTTATCGTCTAAGTTGGTAAATTCGCTGACGACGCCGAAGTTAAAATTGCTGAATATCAGTGAAGAGTTGGCAAATAATTTTTGTGTAAAAAGGTGGTTCCAGCGCAGCGTAGCGGTCGCATTACCCCAGTACAAATTTACATTCGACCGGTAGAACCGACTCTTATCGCGCATATAAAACTTATCCCGGCCGAAGTAGCTGCTCAGGTATAGCTTATCCTTTTGGCTGATATCAAAATTTACTTTTGCATTGAGATCGTAAAAGTAGTAACCTGGCTTAGAGCGTTCATCCTGGCCTTTTTGCGCGTTGGCAATGATTGGCGCCGCCAGTACATCGAGATACGTTCTTCTGGCTGACAGCAGAAACGACGACTTTTCCTTCCTGATCGGTCCTTCCAGCGTCAGGCGCGACGATAGCAAGCCAATGCCGCCCTCGCCATGAAGCCGGTCCTTGCTGCCTTCTTTCATATTCATGTCGACGACCGATGAAAGCCGCCCGCCGTAGCGTGCCGGGAATCCGCCCTTGGTAAGCTCCACACTCTTGATCGCGTCACTATTGAAAACCGAAAAGAAACCGAACAGGTGATTGGCATTGTAAACCAGGGCATCGTCCAGAATGATGAGGTTTTGATCAGGTCCGCCGCCACGTACATACAAGCCGGTTTGACCCTCCGTTCCTTTCTGCACCCCAGGCATGAGTTGTAGTACTTTCAACACATCTTTTTCACCAAAAAATGCGGGTATTTTCTTGATCTGCTGAACGGAGACGTTGATTTGGCTCATTTGCACATCGCTCACCGGATCGTCGCGCTGCGTTTTTATGACTACTTCATCAAGCTGGTTATCGGGGATTAGCCAGACATTAAGCTGCTTATTTTCTCTAAGACTGATTTTATGTTCGTGACGCCGGTAACCGATGCATGAGAATACAAGCACCGCCGAATCGGCGAGCGGGACGGTGAGGGAATAAAATCCGTAGGAATTGGTTGCTGTCCCGAACGAAGTCCCCTCGATGTAGACATTAGCGCCCGGCAATTGCTCCTGGCTGGTAGCTTCTTTAACAAACCCGCTTATGGTTATACGTTGAGCGAACGCTTGGAGCGAAATGCATATTAGTGCAATTGAAAGAATGTGTTTCATGATCTTATGTTTTAGTGTGTTAGGAGAATAGTAAATGAAGCCGGCTCCACGTCGGGCACGGCTTCATTCCAATAGCAGACTAATCAGCCAAAACGAAAGCAACCTTTTCCCTGAGTTCCTTTCCGTCATCGAGTATAGCTTTGATCTCTAAAAGCACGTCTGAGGTTTTACCCACGTCGTACATGAAGGATTGCTTCACTATGACTTCGCTCTGACCTTTGCAGTCGCAGCCGCGTTGTGCGCTGAATATCACCTTGTCTTGTTTGGTTTGGACAGTGATCGTGTAGCTGGTAACCGATCTGTCGTTCGGCGTGATCGTGGCCTCGATGCGGACACTGTCTTTGTCGTTTATGACCTCATGGGATTTGGGAGACAGGACCGAAATTTCGGGTGAATCTATTTCCTTTTCCTTGCATCCGGCAATGGCCATCGCCGCCAAAATGCATAGCATAACAACACGTTTCTTTTCCATAATCAAAAGAGTTTTTTAGTAATGAATGGCAGAAAACCGCTCAAAACACATGCGAGAAATCGGGTGGAAATCGGCTTGGGCGCCGGCAGGAGATTAAAGGTTACTATCGGATATTTAACGGTTTACGTGAACCATCGCCCGCTATTAAGGTCGCACCCCACAGTACAGGATGGCTTTTGTTGAAATAATCTTTTAAGGGCATTCAAAGTGAGTATAAACCCGGAAACGCCGACTTTTTTACCCAGAAAGCTTAACAAACTCATAATGCCCGCGATGTTTTCAATCCGGAATTATGTTCGATAGGCCGCTAAAATCAATCTCTTATTATCAATGAAACCGTTTTCAGAGTTATCGGCTGAGGAGTTGGCAATGGAAAACCTCTTCATAAGATGGGTACGGTTTCCCGACGATCCGCCCATCCGCTCTTTTTGGGAAAATTGGATCCTTAAATATCCCGCGCAGAAAGACACCGTGGCCAAAGCCCGCGAACTGGTGCTGATCGCTTCGGACTGGAAGCCCGACAGCCTGTCGAGCCAGGATGTAAACTCGATCTGGGGCAGGATCATGAACTCACTCGATATTATGGGTGACCGTGATTCGCGCAAAGCGCCCCACGACGGTCCGGCCAACGGCATGTCAGCTGGCAACATACTGCTGATTCTCACTTCGGTTACGTTCCTTCTTTTTATATTTTACGTGATTCTCGGGAATTCCTAAGTACCCTCCAACACTTCCAGACCTACTGCCAAAACGGGCTTGATGCCTGCGTATGATCGTGCGCGTCCGCTCGGTAAACTTTTACTTCATATTATTTAAGTACAATATTTTTCTTAGGCAATTCTGCGGATTAGGTCATTTTTGTATTCGTTTATGTAAATATTTTATAATAAAATATTGGCTGGGGACAATTCTGGCAACGTTCCCGATAACGATTGCATAAATAAACTTGGCAGATCATTTTCAATTCTCTCCCCGAATCTCTATCCTCAAACAGATTTCCAAAATTGTATTTTAAGTACAAATAATATGCTTATTGGAATTGTTCAAAAAGAGCGTGTTACCCGGTGATCAAAATTCATTTTATCCCTAAGCCTCTTTCCAAATAAAATGTTTCAACAGATTGGTTACAAATCTGCGCTAAGTAACTCTGTGCTTATTTGTAATTATTAATGGAAAAAATATAATTATTTGTAAGGGGGAATCTATCCTGTGATCGTCAGAATTGACAAGTTTATGGTGAACTATTAATGGTTAAACAATCAAATGCGTATGAAAAGAAACTTTACAAGTATTGGCCACTGTATGGTGCGTTGGGCAATGGCTGGTGCGGTGATGACGGGTTTTACAGGGCAGGTCTATGCAATGAGGCCTTCAAATCCGGCCATCAGGGTGATCGACAGAACGGTGTCGGGCAAGGTGACTTCCGTAGAGGATAACATCGGTATCCCGGGCGTTTCGGTTGTGTTGAAGGGAAGCAAAACAGGTACCAACACCGATGCCGACGGCAATTTCAAAATCAATGTGCCCGAGGACAATGCGGTGCTGGTGTTTTCAGCGGTAGGTTTTACAACGCAGGAAGTTGCCGTTGGTAATAAAAGTACAGTCGACATTGTGCTCGCGAGCGACCAGAAAATATTGACGGAAGTTGTGGTAGTGGGGTATGGTACCCAAAAGAAAAGTCAGCTTACCGGTGCTATTTCGTCGGTAGGTGCGAAGGAAATCAATGAAATGCCTATTACCAACCTCGGACAGGCCTTGCAGGGCCGCGCAGCAGGGGTGGACGTAACGCAGTCGGGTTCCAAGCCCGGTACCGTGCCGAGAATCCTCATCCGCGGCCGCCGTTCGTTCAATGCAGGTAACGATCCTTTATATGTAGTAGACGGTATCCCCCTGGCGGGCGGGTATGAAGATATGAACCCCAGCGATATCCAGTCGATGGAGGTACTGAAAGATGCGACGGCAACCGCCATTTACGGTTCCCGCGGGGCGAACGGCGTTGTGATCGTGACCACCAAGCGCGGCGGCCAGAAAGGCAAAACGACCGTGAGCTACGATGGTTACGTGGGTGTTTCCAAAGCATTGGATAAAGTAGACCTGTTTAATGGGCCCGAGTTCGCGGAATTCGTTCGCGAAGCCTACCGCGCCACTGGCGGTTATAAGGATGCAGCCGGCAATGCAATTCCTACGGGCGTGATCAATGCGGAAGCGGATGCGAAAGTAGCGGTACTCGGCGGCGACCCCAATGTGGCCAAAGGTATCGCCAACGGCACCAGCACCGACTGGCAGGACCTCGTGGTGGGCACCGGCATGATGCAAAACCACTCGATCGGCGTTCAGGGTGGAAGCGATCGTACGCAATTCTACATTTCGGGCGGCTATTTCCGGGACAAAGGGGTTATTAAAGAAGCGAACTTTACTCGTTTCTCTCTTCGCGCGAACATTGACCATAATGTGAACAAATGGTTGAAAGTGGGTCTCTCGTCCTACATGATGAACAGCATCCGCAACGGTGAAAACCTGAATACCTACGGCATGACCATTAACCAGAACCCGCTAGCGGTGCCTTATGACGAAAATGGTAAACTGATTTTCTCACCTACCAACGACGCCTTGCTCACCAACCCGCTCGCGGAGCTTGTGAAAGGAGCGCAGGTGGATCAGATGAAACGTTACCGCATTTTCAACAGCCTTTACACCGAATTCAACATTCTGCCGGGTTTGAAATACCGCGTGAATTTCGGTCCTGACTTCGTTATCAGCCGCTATGGACGCTTCATCGGCTCCATGACCAACGCCAGAAAAGGAGGGGACGCGCAAGCGAATACCGGTAATGCGATTCAGTTCAACTGGACTTTGGAGAACATTGTGAACTATACCAAAACATTCGGTGGAAAGCACAACCTGAACATTACTGCCCTGCACTCCATCCAGCGTGACCGCGCGGAGGTGTATTCTTCTTCGGTGCAAGGGGTGCCTGTCGAATCACAGTCCTTTTATAACATCGGGGCTGCTACCACCGTATTTTCTCCCGGAAGCGGTCTGGTTGAATGGACGATCAACTCGTTCATGGGTCGTTTGAATTACGATTACAATGATAAATACCTGCTCACGCTGACTATTCGCCGTGACGGTTCGAGCCGGTTCGGTGAAAACAGCAAGTACGGTAACTTCCCAGGTGTGGCGGTAGGGTGGAATATCGGTAATGAGGATTTCCTCAAAGGCGTAACCTGGGTGGACCTGCTGAAAGTGCGTGCTGGCTGGGGTAAAGTGGGTAACACCGGTTTGGCGCCGTACCAGACGCAAGCATTCCTCGGCCGCACCAGCTATGCATGGAACACGACACCGGCTTACGGATACCGCCCCGGAACAATCGGAAATGCGGATTTGCGGTGGGAATCTTCGGCTACTGCTAACGTAGGTCTCGATTTCAGTCTCGTTCGCGGACGTGTTCAGGGTTCATTGGAATTCTATCAAACCAATACCACTGCATTACTTTTGTCTGACCAGCTGCCTGGCTCCATCGGTTTCAATGCCGTTACCCGCAACGTGGGCGAAACGCGTAACCGCGGTATCGAGCTCGGTGTGACCACGACCAACGTTAATACCAACAGTGGTTTCAAATGGACAACCGACTTTACATTTACTAAAAACACCGAGGCGATCCTTTCACTTTACAATGGAAAAGTGGATGACCTGGGCAACGGCTGGTTCATCGGTCGTCCGCTGAGCACCGTGTACGACTACCGCAAAATCGGGATCTGGCAAACCAACGAAGCCGATGCAGCGAAAGCCGTGAACAGCGAAGTGGGACAAATCAAACTGAAAGACATCGACGGCGACGGCAAGATCAATGCGAACGACCGCGAGATCATCGGTTCCGATGTGCCTGATTTCAGTGGCGGTATTACCAACCGTTTCTCTTTCAAAGGCTTCGACCTCTCGTTCTTCTTCTTTGCACGTGTAGGTAACCTGATCCGCAGCGAGTTCCACCGTAACAATAATGCATTGGCAGGCCGCTATCAGCAAATGAAAGTAGATTACTGGACGCCGAATAACCCAACCAACGAGTTCCCTCGTCCGAAAAGTAACCAGGAGTTTCCGGTTTACGGCAGCACGCTTACTTACTTCGACGGAACATTCGTGAAGCTGAGAAACGTGAACGTAGGTTATACCTTTACGCCTGAATTGTCGAAAAAACTGGGAATGGAATCACTGCGCTTGTATTCGAGCATCCAGCAGCCGTTTATCTGGGCCAAATACCGCAACAAATACAACGGTGTTGACCCTGAAACAACCGGCCTCGCAGCAGGCGGTACCGGCATAACCCCCGCCACGATGGTGATCACATTCGGCTTGAACGCGAAATTCTAAGGGCCTGGTTTTGAAATTTTTAAAAGATACTGACAAATGAAAAATATAAGAAAATCGATTGCGGTGTGCGGTATGGCGGCATTGATGCTGGCAGGGCAGGGGTGTAAGGATGTGCTCGACGAGAACATTATCTCGGGCGTAGGCAACGATTACCTCAACACCGCCAAAGGTTTCGAGGACGGTGTGAAAGCAGCCTACTCGTCACTGCGCTTCTACTACGCTACCCAGCAAGGCCTGACCATGAGCGAATTCGGCACCGACATTTACGCAACCGGCGCGGATGGCGGCTACAAGGGTTTCCATTTTTATGATGGCCAGCTAAACCCGACCGTCGATTACCTGGCAACGACCTGGGATGAACTCTACAAAGGCATCAACACATGTAATGCAATCATCGAGCGTGCTCCGAATGTGACGGGCATTGCCGATAACGTGAAGAAGCTTCGCGTGGCGGAAGCCAAGTTTTTGCGCGGTCATTACTATTACATCCTGCACCAGCAATATGGCGGCGTGGACCTGCGGTTGACGGAAACACTGCTTCCGACCAAGGAAACCAAGCGCGCTACCGATGCGGAAATGTATGCGGCGATCATCAAGGACCTGAGCGAAGCCGTGACCGACCTGGAAGCCAAAGCGCAGTCCAGCGACTATGGCCGTGCCACCAAGCCGCACGCTCAGGCGATTTTGGCGAAAGTGTACCTGGCAAAAGCCTATTCCAGCGAAAAAGCGGCTGACGATTTTACCAAAGCAGCCGACCTTCTGAAAGAAGTTTCTACCAAATATGGCTACAAATTGCTCGACGATTTCGCAGCTGTATTTGATGAAAACAATCAGAACCATTCCGAGGTAGTATTTGCGGTACAGTACACAACCGACGCATTGACCAACGGAACGGGTAACAGCTTGCACCTCTACTTCGGGATGCAATATGACGTGCAGCCGGGCATGAAGCGCGACACCTACTGGGGCCGCCCTTTCAAACGCCTGAGACCGACGGAATACCTGCTGAACACCGTGTTCGCCGACCGTGTGAACGACTCGCGTTACAAAAAGACATTCCGCGACACCTGGCTGTCCAACAACCCGGGCACTTACAATGCGGCGTCATTCGATGATTCCAAAACAAAAGTGACATTCGCGGCGGGCGACACCACTATTTACATTCCTGGATACGAAATGACGAAGGAAGAGCGTGCGAAAAAGCCGTATCAGGTATTGGTTCCAAGCAAGTATTCGGAAGCGTTGTTCCCGACGTTGCAGAAATTCTTTGATTCGAAACGTCCCGACATGACCTACGAGCCGGGAAGCCGGGATTATTACGTGGTGCGTCTGGCGGACGTTTACCTGCTGCTTGCCGAGGCATTGCTGCAATCGGGTGATAAAGCGGGTGCCGCCGAAGCGCTGAACATGGTAAGATACCGCGCCGGATGGCCAGGCAAGAAGGATAAGATGGCGATTGCGGCCAAGGACATTACGATGGAGACGATTATTGAGGAGCGTGCACGGGAACTGGCCGGCGAACAAACCCGCTGG includes:
- a CDS encoding CHRD domain-containing protein → MRKLAFMGVLVIAGMMAACNDDDETTDPTPVLPELKVSASLSGANQVPANPSTATGSVDGTLDQESRILSINILYSDSTASDSAAVDSAFTPTAWYISKASADSTGSLVIDLGNDFKTPFAFKDTLTEAQVADLKAGLYYVNIETARFPQGEIRGQLKTTE
- the alaS gene encoding alanine--tRNA ligase, yielding MTSHQIRQAFLDFFRSKEHLIVPSAPLVAKNDPTLMFNNSGMAQFKDFFLGNGTPPSRRIADTQKCLRVSGKHNDLEDVGFDTYHHTMFEMLGNWSFGDYFKKEAIAWAWELLTDVYKLPKDRLYVSVFEGNEADGVPFDQEAWDLWKGIVGEERIILGNKKDNFWEMGDTGPCGPCSEIHIDLRSPAEVAEVSGKSLVNNDHPQVVEIWNLVFMQFERKADGSLIPLPSTHVDTGMGFERLCMAIQQKTSNYDTDVFQNTINVLETLSGKKYGQNDEPFADIAMRVISDHIRAVSFAITDGQLPSNVKAGYVIRRILRRAVRYGYSYLGFQEPFFHKLVPVLAEQFKDVFTELKDQEEFVTRVILEEEKSFLRTLESGLKRLDSIIGGLKETGLNTIPGDEVFELSDTFGFPVDLTALIAREKNFRIDEAGYQDALAEQKKRSRQDAAKEATDWIELRESDGVEFLGYDFEETHSHIVKYRKVKTKAGEEYHIVLDRTPFYAEMGGQVGDTGALLLNSGSKEDGARSISIVDTKKENDLFVHISRDKNLDEALSGAGIVTAQINVERRNKIKSNHTATHLMLSSMREVLGTHVSQKGSYLNDEVLRFDFAHFSKVTDEELRKIEDRVNEKIRENIALEERRNVPIQQALDAGATATFGEKYGDFVRLIIFDPKFSFELCGGTHVPSTGEIGVFKFISEGSVSAGVRRVEAVTGEKALELMRQQEETLNKIKDLLKGPTDLIKAVENLIEERSALQKKISALENEKIQALKTTLVENMETHSTFNLIVQKVDVPSADSLKQLSYELRDQVENLIAVFGAEIGGKPQLSVFIAENIVAETGLNAGKIVKDLAREIRGGGGGQPFFATAGGSDASGLDVALEKAKGLF
- a CDS encoding DUF4249 domain-containing protein — translated: MKTRLIAFVLLFLVSCETVVDNIPETRLPKTASKLVVHSFISPQNTQINVAVTESTPLFSDMDGKEDVIETALVKISDEMNEITIPFDPKTGLYSIDQSKFPIVASKTYTLHVSEGERVVTAHCQVPGNTPVIQSYSLDTTTGSHFSREDTALVLKMSWQDIPNDTNYYRVRAQGEMEYSVPDAGPAGKRTRSELDFSWQESSGHSEWQSDRNLDGSLFSSPTGRLFIPTFITPAPSSGSPPKQHDSQFRLIALTMMVYNSDVNYYKYHRSVQQRMDTENPLSEPSQIYSNIDGGLGCFGAYTAGKLIYRPE
- a CDS encoding TonB-dependent receptor, coding for MKHILSIALICISLQAFAQRITISGFVKEATSQEQLPGANVYIEGTSFGTATNSYGFYSLTVPLADSAVLVFSCIGYRRHEHKISLRENKQLNVWLIPDNQLDEVVIKTQRDDPVSDVQMSQINVSVQQIKKIPAFFGEKDVLKVLQLMPGVQKGTEGQTGLYVRGGGPDQNLIILDDALVYNANHLFGFFSVFNSDAIKSVELTKGGFPARYGGRLSSVVDMNMKEGSKDRLHGEGGIGLLSSRLTLEGPIRKEKSSFLLSARRTYLDVLAAPIIANAQKGQDERSKPGYYFYDLNAKVNFDISQKDKLYLSSYFGRDKFYMRDKSRFYRSNVNLYWGNATATLRWNHLFTQKLFANSSLIFSNFNFGVVSEFTNLDDKGAEIGFSSSCYQSSIRDVSLKTDFDYYPHPQHSVRFGIQAVFHKSTPSALDITGADINPEVNKPAQNLYSTESGAYLEDTWQLSDAFKLNMGIRLSTFVTQGKTYVRPEPRASAALRLAKNLSMKLSYAMMNQYVHLLSNTGVGLPTDLWVPATKKIVPQHSEQFAGGFAGYLERPALTVTMEGYYKKMDHILSYKEGASFVNIDGEDFNEVSWQDNVTAGRGWSYGAELLVQKKSGKLSGWAGYTLSWTRWNFPQINFGRTFFPRHDRRHDICIVGIYEINKRITLSGTWVYGTGNALTLPVSTYNAVTERFSGASISNDAHLLSTSMTEYSGRGNFRAEPFHRMDLAIQFHKRKKRYDRTWEFAIYNVYSRKNPFFYDIDTDQANHREMKKYSLFPILPSLSYNFKF